ccggcgggggcgcGCCCGGCGGCAGCCGTGCCCTCTCGACTGCCGGCCagcctcttttctttttttttctttttttttgataatttgtgACTGATTGAGAtgtgtaattttgtgattcattgcatgtatatgagatgtataatctgtgatgtatttaatttgtgtgtatttttgaggatttgtgatgtatttgatttgagtgtatttttttaggatttgtgatgtatttgatttatgtttgtaagtaacttaagatttgggatgttactttgaattGGGGTTGTGGGGATTGATTTAGGGATATACATGGCActagattcgggagaaaatatagAGATTAAAtctggcaaaagaaaaaaaaaacgctactctctctttagtcccggttcgtgttaTCAACCGAGATTAAAgattcctctcttttttcccgcttggtaacactaaccgggactaaagatcgatctttagttccgggtatttgaaccgggactaaagatagcgatctttagtcccggatttgtactcccggttgaaaaaccgggactatataggggttaccaaccgggggtAAAAaggctttctccaccagtgatatatTCAAGGTTTGATGCTCAGTCATTATATATAGAGAAATGGAACATGATCTAACGATAATTTGCTGCAAATCACTTATTGAGGATAACCATAGAGGTTAATAAATTCAATATGAACTTATAGCCgagccttcttttttttttctttatttaatCTGGAGATTAATTAACCAAACGTAgtgttaacttttttttctacaagCTTCTTAAATGGTCCAATGGTTTTCTATTCTCATAAATGAGAGTCTTGATAGGTTCAACATATATTTTACATGTAGAGATCCAATGgtgtattttcttttgctagaTGCATCCAACAGTTCTACTATTCTGGATGATGTTGCTCATCCTCCATCCAGAAAGCTTGTTGCTTTCACCTATTAAGATTGTAGGATCCAATAAAATAACCAACActaccagagggggggtgaatggtaggtACCGAAACAAAAATCTTTTTACGGAACTAAAAGATTACCCTCTAACCAGATGAAGACCTTGGCGTAGCCGGTCTGACGCTTTACACACCGGTCTGAGCGGCCAGTGTTGTCCGGTCAGTAGAACATCCGCCTCCCTGTCTGCTTGCTATTGCTCGCCGCTGCCGATCTAACTGCTTGCAAATCTCGAAGCAAACCGTAACTTTTCTCTCCCCTCATCTATTTATACCCAGAACGTGGCCATGCCTAACCATAAATCCAATTAGAACTAGGACTCATAATTACGTAGGAAATCTATCAAATCAGGGAAACAATATCCCCATACAACTCCACACTCCAATCTTTCCAAATTTGACTTTTCATTCCATACGAACGCAACAACACGTGTATGCCATTTGAAAATCTTTACCTTCTTTGCATTGTTCTCTAGTCTAAGCATCCTTGACCATCTAGACCTCTACTTCTCCCAAATCTAGTCCTGATCCATCACCGGTTATATTCCCATGGCCTCAAACAACACCTACATATGAACAACAAAGAAACTCTAGATCCGAGTACAAGCTCACACCCACTTGACTTACATCAGCACACAGTACTATCACATACGAATAGAAACCATCTAGAAGTTACAAACATGAAGCAATCTAGAAATTACAAGAAAACAACCCAAAACCGACTCCCACCTAGAGTCTTCCGGGCTGACCGTTGGGCAACCTAGTCAGACCGCCCAATCACCATTGGTCTGACAAGTGGAACCTTCCTGGTCTGACCGGTCTCACAGAGCCAACAACTAAAAACAATATTCACCGTATTTTTACATACACTTATCTTCGAAAATTGTTCATCAGATAGATTAAATAATCACATGATTTCATATATCCATCTTCAATTTCTTTAGGAGATTTTGCATAACGTGCTAGCTTGGTTTGGTGCAGTACCAAAATCTTGGTGGTAGTGCCAAAGTTTGGGTAACTTTTGCTACAACCAAATTTAAATGGGCAAAATTTCTACTATCAAAGAGATGGTGTTGGTAAAATTTGACACCTATCCAAACATCTACAAACACTATTGAAGATTGCCAATAATTTTGATATATTGTGAAAGTAGTACTTCCTATTTCACTTGTTATGTGAGAATTCTGGGCCGAGATTCATCCTATCGTGTAGAAGATAAAAATAATGGCTCACAAAATTCTGGAACCTACGTGTTAGACAGTTATAGAGTATGAAAGTTGATAGAATTGATTTTATATGGACAGTCAATATAAACGAATAAATATTCCCTTAATCCCTTATGTGGTAATAATTCTTCTCTGTGTATTAACGAATCTATCTTGTTTCGGGAAACCTCAGGAAATATCTTCCATTACCCATGTAAACACTACTGGCAGCTCAGCTAGATAGGCGTATGCTTCTCATATTTAACAGCAGCCCACTTATTTATTGATGTGACGATATTGTCAGCTCCCCATCTTAAGCAAAACAATGAAACTTTTCTGCCTTCTTCTTATATCTATTTAAGTGATCGAATCGAGCTAAATACTGGAAGTGGCCATATATAGTAGCCTCCTCAATACTTGCATCCTTGTCGTGTACGATGCTAACCGATAAGCCATGCGCTGATGGAGGCATAGAACAGGTAGATGAATATTATCCGGAAATAGTGTAAAAGCTGAGTGCTATCAGTATTCAGAAACACTCTCTGACGAGGACACGAGGTTGGCATTGCAGATCCTGTAGCTCAATCAAGAAATACAGACCCACACGTTCAACTGAGCTACCAACATGAGAATCTGAATCCCTGAATGTGCCAGCAATTCTCACATGGCTGCAACAGTAATGGCTTCCCTCCGATATAGGAATACCCATTCCTGTATGTAGTTTCCTGATGCCTCTGGTTCCAATGGATGGCTTGGCGTGCTGCTGTATTTTGATCTGAAGATAGCAGAtgcagagagaaggacgagaaGTTGTCCCTCGTAGGATTGGAACCAGAGAAGGtacttgcatatatatatatatatatatatatatatatatatatatatatatatatatatatatatatatatatatatatatatatatatatatatatatatatatatatatatatatggtgaatgGATATTGCACTGGAGAAACCCACACTAGTCCACGTTTGCAAACCCATTTAGTCCTGAGTTGCAAACCAGAACcatgaatccgggactaaagatgccaatCTTTATTTCCGATTGAAATACCTGGTACTAAAATAGAAGCGATACGTGGCTGGCACTACcactaaagattttttttcttttttttcaattgttttttGTTGTTTGTATATTGATTTCGAACTAAACttaacaacaaaatcatccacattcacagaaacatcacagaatcatccacaaattcacATATCGAATAAACATACTCAAATtgacatcacaaattcacaattcacatcacaaatttacAGATCCAAAGACATCACAAATCAATAAATTCACAGATAATTCACAAATAATCAACAAAGGTATCACCTGCGCCAGGTACCTCCCCTCCCGCTCTGCAACCTGCGCCAGCACCGTCAGCATGGCCACGCgggctgccgccgcccccgggccaggctgccgccgccgccttcacttgctccttgctgctgctgctgcaagaaaaggagaggataagagagagcaaagagagagagagaggagagaggagcaaagagaggagaggaagttAAAGACAGGGAGGAGGAGTTTGAGATCGAGGAGTAGAGGATAAGTGCGAGGGATTATATACGACACATTGAtgtttaatcccggttggtagatAGTAGGGAGCCAGACGCTTTTGATCcagactaaaaatgatctttagtcccgattggtaataCCGACTGGGACTGAAGATCATAAGTGGCGTTGGGCTTTTCAACTGGGAAAAAAGGATGTTTAGTTCCAGTTCCCAttgaaaccgggactaatgtgATTTTTGACCGATCCACAAATGATCATTTCTCTGGTGTTGGTAGAAATGACACGAGGAGGTgcaacatatatatgcacactGGTCTAGAAATCCTTGGCCAAACACGGACACATATGAGCCATTTCCCATCTAGCTCAAGCCATGCACATGCAGGTCGTGAAAATGAAGAacagagatatatatatatatatatatatatatatatatatatatatatatatatatatatatatatatatatatatatatatatatatatatatatatatatatatatatttttgtgccTTGTTGCAAAACTTTTTCAAGATGTATCTTATAAAGGCAAACTCtatattaaaattttacaaCTTCATGAGACTGACAACTTTATAGTTcactaattttccattttgaggCCGTTTATATAGTGGAACAAGTGatagaatttcttatatttattttgataaaataaattttaaaattctgaATCCACTTCAGATGGAGACAAACTCTGAATGAAAGTTATAAAGTTCAATGAGATCAAGAACTTTGTAATTGATGATTTTCACATTTAAAATGACCTAGAGTGTGAAATATGAACTGGAAGCTTTGAATAAGAGGAGTTAAAAGAATAGTATACGGAAGTGCTTCGTATGTGAGATGCTAATGAAAACACACGATCATGTGCATGTTTGAATCATATATACCACACATGCAAAGATCATGTATGGTAACGGTCGTTACAGACAAATTTCGACTGTCAATATAACTAAGATAATGGAGAATTAGCTATGCTtacatgcatatttgttttcaatTAATATAGTTCCACTTGTATTTGGAGAATAATATGTTGCATGAgtttatcaaataaaataatgataAAGTTAAGAAACCTCACTCCTAAGCAAGCAAATGGATAAggagggcccacctgtcaggtgtAACCGTCCGAAAACCGCCttaactgccacaaccgcaatTGGGACCCACCAGTCAGTGCCCTGCCCGGAGCTGGAGGCCTGTTGGGCCGGCCGAGGTTTgagggttcggctgaaccctaGTGGCGTCGGCTCCGGCTGGCCCTCCACGTGGACGCTCCAGATCACTCTTCAATGACGGTTGTAGGGGCAAAATGAATATCTCGCATGGCTACAACCCTCATAActgccctataaaaggaggagctcattcACTCTCTCAACACACTCAAGCATGCTCAAATTCCTCTTCATactttagggcctgtttggcacagctccagctccagctctacccctcctggagctggagctcagccaaacagtttcagctccaccaaaactgggagtggagctgggtggagctctctcacaaaatgaactagagttgtggagctaggtttaggcagctccacaactccactccagacccaactcttggagctaaatttaggagttagagctataccaaacaggcccttagtatTAGTATTTtagtgctaagtggagtagaATAGAATAGTATTCGGAGTCCTCGGAGTCTTTGGAAGAGTTTCAGTATGGCTCTAGCTGCTCTTGTATTCTCTCCTGTAATATTTTCGGTATTAatgaaatattcttctttatacatcttCGGTACTTTGTTTAGTCTTAGCACTGTTCTTACTATTTATATGTGTCGTACCGATTGTGTGGGTAGCCTATCAGAGAGGTGCAATGGTGCGGGTTTAATGTCTGAGTTATCAGTTGCTCTATATCGTGTGCATGGATGTAGAatagtatttagtaatgtaagcgcAGTGATTAGATTACTAAATATCATTAATTGGGCATATATGCTAcgggacagtagaggtgggccgctgatggtgacagcttagtatgggtattcctccacgttagtatatattcctaacacaaattcctggggagggtactcctccatatttagccccggttggacggccatgacaggttgtcgtaaggaactcggcaaccgGGTGTGGtctctcgaagtaccaggagggtaCTTTTAGGGGGTATTGGTCACATGATTGTATACTAGCAGATGCAAATTAGGAATTgagtgtatactagaagtataggaagtGAGTGctttctatttcttcttccacTTAGTTAGAATTAATTTATTATGAGGATTTGATCAGCTTTActtcgtgtcactctacccttataTTAAATTTAACCCCGACTTAGACTTAGACAAAtacaagtaatatatgtataaagtgTATTAGCATAGTCCACTCTTattatcttcccttgggattaaaaatacaataccttggaatactttagagtgaaatgctacaatgaggAACACATGATGGGGCCACCAGCCAAAACCTAGGCTGGTTGAGCCGGCCcatggttcggccaaacccgcCATGCAGCCGATGGATCCAAGGTTGGTGCTGGACGGTTTGGATTGCTCCCCTATGgcagttggagggtattaccgacctttccaaccgccaTAACCGTCATTACCAGCCTATAAAAGGCCATCACTGCCTCCATTCCAAcgcacacctcaagcaagaagaaTCAAGCTCTCTCTTTAGTTTAGTAGTGTTCTCAAGCTAatggagtaggaatagaatagaaatcTTAGTCCGAGAAGTCTTCAGAAGGATTCGGGTTTGGTTCTAGTAGCTCTActctcttttgtaagacttatacttttattagaatattcttctttatactacTCTGGTATTGtattactttccgagtatatgaataccaacTTTATTATATATCCAAGTTAAACTGATTatgatgctagcttatctgggaaatgcaatggtgtgggtataatgGTCGTATATATGTTTGCTCTATGTTATGACGATCATATTAGAATAGTATTTGGTATttaagcatggtgcttagattactggatatcattatttgaggTTATATGTTGTGAATAAGTCGAGgtaggccgctgatggtgacagctcagtacgtgtattcctccgcgcgtgtatatagtcctaagttactttcctggggagggtactcctccgtatttagcccctgTTGGATAGTCATAATGGATTgttgtaaggaactcggcaatcaAGGGTGGCCTCTTGAAGTATCAGGAGGGCATTGGAAATAAGTTATTAGCTAAGTAATCATACAActaggatatatatataatatgtatgtatattagaagtataggactAGATTCtctctattttctttccacttagcttagaagATTTATTATGAGAGTACACAATTCTCTtgttgtgtgtcactctacatACCCTATttattatcttaacccctgcttagactttgattattacaagtaacatacaAATTATTAGTATGGTTTTCCTtattataatcttcccacgggattaaacaaatacgatacccttggaatactctcggggtGAAATATTACAATGGTATAatcgtgcgcttgcggatgaaatCTGTAACCATGATATACCACGAGTGTTTCTACACCattgcttggaattctatttctagtaatgtcattaagaaataccaacagcagGTTCTTGCCATACACGATCACACTTAATTAATATGACTTACATATCCTTATTAATAGATACAGTTGCCATGAATGAGCTTTATCTCTAGTTGGCAACGCACGATTCTCCAAAATCCGGACTTCACTTGGGCCTGATCCAACCCATATCGGCTGGAATACTTCATTGGCTGAATCGGCCTCATCCTTTGCAGTAGCCGATATAAGCACAGCTGATATGCACAATGAACCTGACTCGGGGTTGATATCCTTAGTAAATTTTCTTTAAGTTTATCAATCACAGACCGAGTCTGATGCAAAATTCTGCTGTTAACAGGAAGCTAAATCATATTCTTGTTCATCACTTAAGCCGACTCAAAAGAATCGGAAAGAAGAAGTCCGTTTTACCTTTGATGTTTCTAAGTGTGATCGCATATTTGATGAGTTGGTTAAAAAGGAGAACATCAAGCTATCTGATACAATACCGTTGCTTGAGGAGTTAAAGCGTGcatattgcaaatggcataattcttCTTCTCATGCAAGTAATGAAGGACGGTTGGTTTTGTATGAGATGCAAGTTGACAAGATACCATTCCCAGTTCATACCATTGATCTGAACAACGCCAAGATGCTCATTCGGCCGGAACAAGCCGAAGGAGCTAAAGGGAAGAATGTGATCATTTGTGAGGAGAGGTTGAAAACCTCAGAAGATAAGATTCTGGCCAGGAAAGTGGTGGTTGAGAAGACTCCTGATGGGAAGGAGTCACTAAAAATTACTGTGAAAGCTTCTAGACTCGGGGGCAAGAAGTTCCCCGTGAGGCTCTGGTCACCCTACTGCTCAGGTGCTACTAGTCAGACCGGTCACCCTACCCGATCAGGCCGGTCCTAGTCAGCGTTGGCCTCGGATCATCAAGCCCAAGCACCCGGAAGTTGGTAATTGGAAGGGTAATGAGTCAGAACCTCAGAGGTGCAGGGGAGATTTGCAAAACAGAAACCTACCTTTGATCAGCTCCTGAAGAACTACACATTTCAGATTGATGGAACGGTGTGTACACATCCGAAATAAGGTGCTACCACTTGCTATACTAAAAAGGCATAGCAGAGCTGATACACAAcagataagttttttttactttttaataaAAACAAAGGAAATCGCCtactacaaaagaaaataaaataaataaaaacagaGAGGAAATTCCATTTTCGGACTGGCGTATTACTTGAACTGTTCACCACTAATTCGCGTTAGATCGATATTTTGTGATTTTGTCAAATCATCTTCATGAATTGTTCCCTCTTAGAAGTATCACTTTATTTAATCATTTGCACATTGAGATAACAGGAAGATATCGCGTATAAAATTAAGAAAAGGTATGATTAATGGTGTATTagggcatttttttttgttagagaGGATGAATTATGGGTGTAAATGGATTGGGCCAAATAGACAATATATCATCATTTTTTTAGTCATACATTTGAGATCGATTtgattattttaaagaaaaagatgACGATCAAGCCCAAGATTTCTTTAATTGGTATAAGTAGATGTACAAGTATACACTGTaaccaaaaccaaaagaaagaaaagaaagatgtAATCAAACAGAAGATTGTAGGAAGATGTTATATGGTCTCCTCCTACTTATTTTCCCAGCCATATTTAATTACAATGAACAAATAATAATGTGCAATAAATTGTAAACAAATGAGCATACAACTTGTGTCGTGCGATGAATCCTATTACATATATTACACTGACATATTTAACTATATTTACACTGAACAAACACCATAATTCTGTAAACAAATAATATTTCATAGAACTTGCCAAATAATATGGCAGGGGGCCTTTAATTTTTGCACTAGTAGTCTGCATCCCACACAGAGAAAGCACTAGAGGACTTCATCCACTTGGCAGTGATTTCAGGGTAGTGCCGGTTGATCACATCTCGTAGGCCTTCTGTTGTTTTGACCCATTGCATCCCCTTCTTGGTGTATGTTTCCTCATTGAAATTGCTTGTAAAAAATCGATCTGCTTCGAGCCTCCTGTTTTTAGAGATGTTAAATTAATATTCATATCTTAACTGAGTGGTTATCATCTATAATTAGTACTTCCACatttgacttctttttttttctggtaaCATTCTGGATCTACCAGTAATGTACCCATATATAATGGTCACATCGTTATATTTTCTTGCCTTAATAAACTTTGGTTTGGGTAAATTTTGAATCACTCAAAATAAGCTTAAGCCACATTCTCGGTTGTTGCCTAATACGTTTAGCAAGGGCTTAAACAAAAATTGGTACTTTGTCTAGCATTCAATATTAGTTAGAACTAAATGTTACCTTGATGCCATTAAAATGAAAATGTTGAATGCTGTTTCGCTTATGGCAAATCCCTTGATTTTTTTCTCTGCCATAAGACCAACAAGAAGATCCAATTTCTCTACATCATCTCCGTATATTGCTCTTATGGTTTCAATTGCATCCTTGTCACTTGTCAGATCCTCCCAGCTTTTTATTGGAATCAGAAATAGTCTCCTCCTGAACTCATTGTACCTTGGTACACTTCTCTCCCTGTCTCGGTATACTTTAATTtagaggaaaagaaaatgatatTAATCTCAGTgtaatcattgtcaaaaggcaTTAGACACAGCAGTACAATGTCCTCTTTACTTAACTTGGATAGTACAGTTTTTGCTTAACATTTTTATTTATACTAGTACGCAGCAATGTCcttgttttttaaataaatgctAGTTAAGGTTACAACatatacaaacatgatatatgtCTCGGTAAGAGAATCTTGTATTTTCAATCTGGTTAGTACAATAATAGTTCGAGAATTCTTGAAAATTGAAAAGTATGTTGTGATAAATTTCAACATAGTAGTTTAATTAAGGTCACAATACTTGTTCTAGCACTTCATTTGTTGCCAGTGTGAGttattttcaatatttttatgCATTGGATTATTCTTGGTGGACCCTAGCTTGTACCAACTTGACATGGTGCAAAATCATGATCCTCTACTGGTAGTGGTATAAATTGagtctaaattttaattataccTTCTAGGGCAGCAAGGTCGATTCTGTCAGATCGATTGGTACCATCCAAATTTTGTGGAATGAGGTTCCTGAAGAAACTTGGATAGTTCCATAGTTCAAGTGCACCACAAGCTTGATATCCCATTGATAATGCTTGTTTTTCAAACCCTATTTTTGATAGCTGTTCTTCCCCCTTGAGACCAATCATCTCTCCAATATCGATGCTACATTTTGACACAAGAAAGAAATGGTGTCAGTGTTTATGTCAGTTATACTAAAAATGTGCTAACCGAGCAGAAAACTTATTGTGACCAAGATTATACATTCTACTACTTTTTATTGTGTAGCCAAgaagctaaaaaaaataataacaaatcTAGCCGTTTGTGTCGAGTTCAGTGTCTAAAGTCAGGTTCAGTAATCAATGATGTAATTAAGAGTCGATATGTAATAGGAGAACGTcctagggcatgtttagatccatttggaatggcaaatggcaaatgacaaaagttttggtggcaaaagttttggcattgcaaaagtactagttagtgtttagatgcatgttaaagttttgccattctagcactaaagtgagagagagaaagagagaggaagtggtcccaaagcactttttggcacaatttgctactatggactagcaaatgccaaatgctaaattgctaacttttgctactagtgtttagatccaaaataacaaaaagtgctacaaaatggcaaaacttttgccattttggaggatctaaacagggccttaacttttttttttcgttatttttttataatctaCTATTTTTCTATCTGATTTAATAAATAGAAGTTGTTAGTTTGCATTTCATCTTCCACATTAAAAAAATGAGAGGGATGGATGCCAAacataaggccctgtttagttcccaaaacaaaaattttcacgctgtcacatcgaatttttggactcatgcatgaagtattaaatgtagaaaaaacaaattacacagattgcgtgtaaattgcgagacgaatcttttaagcctaattgtgctatgatttgataatgtggtgctacagtaaacatttgttaatgacggattaattataggcttaataaattcgtctcgcagtttcctagcgaaatatgtaatttgttttgttattagactacgtttaatactttaaatgtatatccgtatatccgatgtgacaatcaaaactaaaaattttccccaacCAAACGAGGCCTAAATTGTTTACTCACTCTTCCAGGCATGGTGGGGAATTATTTGCATCGGGTTGCCCTGTCGGATCCCTGAGCTTGAGAGTGCTTGGTATTAGGGAGTGCATTCTGTAAACACTGGTAAACTCTTCAGTCAAAGAATAAGGTACGCCATGGTTGTTCGGCTTCTTCAGTCCCACAAGCCCACCTAATATCGGTCCTCCTATGTGACCAAATGTGTCTTTTATTTTCTTACCCAATAATCCATACCTTCACAAAAGAATCAGAATATCAGGTAAATTGTACACATTCTcactaatttaattaatttgaattTGCAGATGTAAATAAAATTTCCACTTGGAAAAGTAATACCCGCATCaatggttatattttttttctttcggcaAATATGAGAAAATGAGATAAATGCATCCTCACCAATTTGCGCGCATTGCAGCTCTCATGGTTTTTGTCTTGAGAAGCTCGACAGTCCAATCAATAGTGTGAACCTTTGCAATAACAGCAGAAGTGACCAATTTGGCATACCGATATAATTCTTCGTCTGATAGGTTGGGATGTTCTTCctgagattaaaaaaaacatttgtaatcttttct
This genomic window from Oryza sativa Japonica Group chromosome 12, ASM3414082v1 contains:
- the LOC4352160 gene encoding alpha-dioxygenase PIOX-like isoform X2; this translates as MEPVDQQDELMSPDPFVVATKLLARREYKDTGKQFNILAAAWIQFMVHDWMDHMEDTGQIGITAPKEVANECPLKSFKFHPTKELPTNSDGIKIGHYNIRTAWWDGSAVYGNNEERAEKLRTYVDGKLVIGDDGLLLHKENGVALSGDIRNSWAGVSILQALFVKEHNAVCDAIKEEHPNLSDEELYRYAKLVTSAVIAKVHTIDWTVELLKTKTMRAAMRANWYGLLGKKIKDTFGHIGGPILGGLVGLKKPNNHGVPYSLTEEFTSVYRMHSLIPSTLKLRDPTGQPDANNSPPCLEDIDIGEMIGLKGEEQLSKIGFEKQALSMGYQACGALELWNYPSFFRNLIPQNLDGTNRSDRIDLAALEVYRDRERSVPRYNEFRRRLFLIPIKSWEDLTSDKDAIETIRAIYGDDVEKLDLLVGLMAEKKIKGFAISETAFNIFILMASRRLEADRFFTSNFNEETYTKKGMQWVKTTEGLRDVINRHYPEITAKWMKSSSAFSVWDADY
- the LOC4352160 gene encoding alpha-dioxygenase PIOX-like isoform X1 yields the protein MGSGLFKPRVHPDLRDVFSKMSFFDKIGFLFIHAFDKRNLWHKVPVPIGLLYLNTRRTLLEKYNLLAVGRSSHGALFDPKEFLYRTEDGKYNDPHNAEAGSQNTFFGRNMEPVDQQDELMSPDPFVVATKLLARREYKDTGKQFNILAAAWIQFMVHDWMDHMEDTGQIGITAPKEVANECPLKSFKFHPTKELPTNSDGIKIGHYNIRTAWWDGSAVYGNNEERAEKLRTYVDGKLVIGDDGLLLHKENGVALSGDIRNSWAGVSILQALFVKEHNAVCDAIKEEHPNLSDEELYRYAKLVTSAVIAKVHTIDWTVELLKTKTMRAAMRANWYGLLGKKIKDTFGHIGGPILGGLVGLKKPNNHGVPYSLTEEFTSVYRMHSLIPSTLKLRDPTGQPDANNSPPCLEDIDIGEMIGLKGEEQLSKIGFEKQALSMGYQACGALELWNYPSFFRNLIPQNLDGTNRSDRIDLAALEVYRDRERSVPRYNEFRRRLFLIPIKSWEDLTSDKDAIETIRAIYGDDVEKLDLLVGLMAEKKIKGFAISETAFNIFILMASRRLEADRFFTSNFNEETYTKKGMQWVKTTEGLRDVINRHYPEITAKWMKSSSAFSVWDADY